One window of Halopelagius longus genomic DNA carries:
- a CDS encoding NAD(P)/FAD-dependent oxidoreductase, translated as MNVVIVGGGVVGLACANALAGRGASVTVCEAGTLGGGSTGRAAGGIRTQFSTRVNVELSLASVPVWESFEDDFGVDIDYRRTGYLFLAREAETAASFRENVALQNDAGGDSRLLDPEAAREFCPELRAEEFVAATYSPLDGTADPHSAVQGYSRAVEEAGVEVRTKTPVTDLERVGDGESGEWRVETPAATLSAEYVVNAAGAWSRRVGRLAGVELPISPRRRQMAVVEPERTLPQSVPFTIDLDAGAYFRPEREETAVVGGHFADEDAEADPETFDESMDLGWAAEAIERADDCAAYFGPETRIRNGWAGLYAVTPDHHAILDEVRSGFVVAAGFSGHGFQHAPATGECVAELVAEGEASHVDISALSADRFDAAEGERPTLRERNVA; from the coding sequence ATGAACGTCGTCATCGTCGGGGGAGGCGTCGTCGGCCTCGCCTGCGCGAACGCACTCGCCGGCCGCGGCGCGTCGGTCACCGTCTGCGAGGCGGGAACGCTCGGGGGCGGAAGCACCGGCCGCGCCGCCGGCGGCATCCGAACGCAGTTTTCGACCCGCGTGAACGTCGAACTCTCCCTCGCGAGCGTCCCCGTCTGGGAGTCGTTCGAGGACGATTTCGGCGTCGACATCGACTACCGGCGGACGGGCTACCTGTTTCTCGCCCGCGAGGCGGAGACGGCGGCGTCGTTCCGCGAGAACGTCGCCCTGCAGAACGACGCGGGCGGGGACAGTCGCCTCCTCGACCCCGAGGCGGCCCGCGAGTTCTGCCCGGAACTCCGCGCCGAGGAGTTCGTCGCCGCGACGTACTCGCCCCTCGACGGGACGGCCGACCCCCACTCGGCGGTGCAGGGGTACTCGCGGGCCGTCGAGGAGGCGGGCGTCGAGGTGCGGACGAAGACGCCCGTGACGGACCTCGAACGCGTCGGCGACGGCGAGTCCGGGGAGTGGCGCGTCGAGACGCCCGCGGCGACGCTCTCGGCGGAGTACGTCGTGAACGCGGCGGGGGCGTGGTCGCGGCGCGTCGGCCGACTCGCGGGCGTCGAACTGCCGATTTCGCCCCGGCGGCGGCAGATGGCCGTGGTCGAACCCGAACGGACGCTCCCCCAGTCGGTGCCGTTCACCATCGACTTGGACGCGGGGGCGTACTTCCGCCCCGAACGCGAGGAGACGGCCGTGGTCGGCGGGCACTTCGCCGACGAGGACGCGGAGGCGGACCCGGAGACGTTCGACGAGTCGATGGACCTCGGGTGGGCCGCCGAGGCGATAGAACGCGCCGACGACTGCGCCGCGTACTTCGGCCCCGAGACGCGAATCCGAAACGGGTGGGCCGGCCTGTACGCCGTCACGCCGGACCACCACGCGATTCTCGACGAAGTGCGATCGGGGTTCGTCGTCGCGGCGGGGTTCTCCGGGCACGGGTTCCAACACGCCCCCGCGACGGGCGAGTGCGTCGCCGAACTCGTCGCGGAGGGGGAGGCGTCGCACGTGGATATCTCCGCTCTCTCCGCCGACCGGTTCGACGCCGCCGAGGGAGAGAGGCCGACGCTTCGGGAGCGAAACGTCGCCTGA
- the pheS gene encoding phenylalanine--tRNA ligase subunit alpha: MKLPESQVAVLNAASATDEQTIDRLAEETGLKPETVTQAAFELRDEGYLEVEETEDVEFELTEEGRDYVESGLPEVRLYRAAIEAGADEDPVQMGRVIGSSGLEGPEVDIALANFGRKGYGEIESGELSADSDADAAEDPEALALAALAQDDAVEDEDVLDQLVSRNLVNRREETVRSVLLSEEGVTLLMEGVEAAETVDRLTPEMLTSGEWEDVEFTEYNVEADAPEVRGGKTHILRQTADRVKDVLTGMGFKEMEGPHADADFWINDCLFMPQDHPARTHWDRFALDVPPIRDLPEDLVDRVEDAHRNGVGPDGDGYHSPWSEDFARAVALRGHTTSLSMRYLSGHEVGELDSPQRYFSIEKAYRNDTLDPTHLLEFYQIEGWVMAEDLSVRDLMGTFEEFYSQFGITDLQFKPHYNPYTEPSFELFGRHPETDELIEIGNSGMFREEVLEPLGVDCDVMAWGLALERLLMLMYGFDDIRDVHGTMSDLELLREMEVLR, encoded by the coding sequence ATGAAACTTCCCGAATCACAGGTCGCGGTGTTGAACGCCGCGAGCGCGACGGACGAACAGACCATCGACCGACTCGCCGAGGAAACGGGCCTGAAACCGGAGACGGTGACGCAAGCGGCCTTCGAACTCCGCGACGAGGGCTACCTCGAAGTCGAGGAGACGGAGGACGTAGAGTTCGAACTCACCGAGGAGGGCCGCGACTACGTGGAGTCGGGCCTGCCGGAGGTGCGCCTCTATCGGGCCGCAATCGAGGCGGGCGCGGACGAGGACCCGGTACAGATGGGCCGCGTCATCGGCTCTTCGGGCCTCGAAGGCCCCGAGGTGGACATCGCCCTCGCGAACTTCGGCCGGAAGGGCTACGGCGAGATAGAGAGCGGCGAACTGTCCGCCGACTCCGACGCCGACGCCGCCGAGGACCCGGAAGCGCTGGCACTCGCGGCGTTGGCGCAGGACGACGCCGTCGAGGACGAGGACGTCCTCGACCAACTGGTCTCCCGCAACCTCGTGAACCGCCGCGAGGAGACGGTTCGCTCCGTCCTCCTCTCCGAGGAGGGCGTGACGCTCCTCATGGAGGGCGTCGAGGCGGCGGAGACCGTAGACCGCCTGACGCCGGAGATGCTCACCTCCGGCGAGTGGGAGGACGTGGAGTTCACCGAGTACAACGTCGAAGCCGACGCGCCCGAGGTGCGCGGCGGCAAGACGCACATCCTCCGACAGACCGCAGACCGGGTGAAGGACGTGCTCACCGGGATGGGGTTCAAGGAGATGGAGGGGCCGCACGCCGACGCGGACTTCTGGATCAACGACTGCCTGTTCATGCCGCAGGACCACCCGGCGCGGACCCACTGGGACCGATTCGCCCTCGACGTGCCGCCGATTCGGGACCTGCCCGAGGACCTCGTGGACCGCGTGGAGGACGCCCACAGGAACGGCGTCGGCCCGGACGGCGACGGCTACCACTCGCCGTGGTCCGAGGACTTCGCGCGCGCCGTCGCCCTGCGCGGACACACCACCTCGCTGTCGATGCGCTACCTCTCGGGGCACGAAGTCGGCGAACTCGACTCACCCCAGCGGTACTTCTCCATCGAGAAGGCGTACCGAAACGACACCTTGGACCCGACGCACCTGCTCGAATTCTACCAGATAGAGGGGTGGGTGATGGCCGAGGACCTCTCGGTGCGCGATCTGATGGGCACCTTCGAGGAGTTTTACAGCCAGTTCGGCATCACCGACCTCCAGTTCAAACCCCACTACAACCCCTACACGGAACCGTCGTTCGAGTTGTTCGGACGGCACCCCGAGACGGACGAACTCATCGAAATCGGCAACTCCGGCATGTTCCGCGAGGAGGTGCTGGAACCCCTCGGCGTCGACTGCGACGTGATGGCGTGGGGACTCGCCTTGGAACGACTGCTCATGCTCATGTACGGCTTCGACGACATCCGCGACGTGCACGGAACGATGAGTGACCTCGAACTGCTCCGCGAGATGGAGGTGCTCCGATAA
- the pheT gene encoding phenylalanine--tRNA ligase subunit beta, protein MPVVDVHPDELRQLTGHEDKSDEEFVDDLFALGLEFEGETEDGAFQLEFGPDRLDRLSVEGVARSLRYQYGDDRGVYVPNTNNPDYTFVVDEDVPDERPYVTGAIIRGVDLDEDALDSLIQLQEKLHATMGRQRAKGAIGIHDLTMIKGEVLSEEGGGNSITYTGIDPDGDTFVPLDSDAELSPAEVLEEHATGREYADLVSEYDRYPAIYDELGLFSFPPVINGRRTEVSTDSRELLVELTGTDQWTIDRMCNIICYALSARGATIEEVEVEYPDGTLLRPDFEVETKRVSHDRIETMLGVEFEKREVADLFERSGLGVELADDESGGDGAGEDGTVYEVSIPPYRVDVLHPLDLVDDVGRAYGFNELEPRYPDVGTVGERHERSRLEDATRNTLVGLGFEDLLNFHMTNEDALTTRMNVEEGDEVLGGGEPARITEPYSEDYTVLRTWALPSLMMVLENNTHRAYPQDLAEIGFVAERDDDVNTRVRERRHVAAVLARHDATYEDAKARLQSLCSDFGVELETPATSHPSFIDGRAASVVIDGEDVGVVGEIHPTVLVEHDLELPVAAFEFDLNALA, encoded by the coding sequence ATGCCCGTCGTGGACGTTCATCCCGACGAACTCCGGCAACTGACGGGCCACGAGGACAAGTCCGACGAGGAGTTCGTAGACGACCTGTTCGCCCTCGGACTGGAGTTCGAGGGAGAGACAGAAGACGGCGCGTTCCAGTTGGAGTTCGGCCCCGACAGGCTCGATAGGCTCTCCGTGGAGGGCGTCGCCCGGTCGCTCCGCTACCAGTACGGCGACGACAGGGGCGTCTACGTCCCGAACACGAACAACCCCGACTACACGTTCGTCGTCGACGAGGACGTGCCGGACGAACGCCCGTACGTCACGGGCGCGATAATCCGCGGGGTCGATTTGGACGAGGACGCCCTCGATTCGCTCATCCAGTTACAGGAGAAACTCCACGCGACGATGGGCCGACAGCGCGCGAAGGGCGCCATCGGCATCCACGACCTGACGATGATAAAGGGCGAGGTGCTGAGCGAGGAGGGCGGCGGCAACTCCATCACCTACACCGGCATCGACCCCGACGGCGACACGTTCGTCCCCCTCGACAGCGACGCCGAACTGTCGCCCGCCGAGGTGCTGGAGGAACACGCCACCGGACGCGAGTACGCCGACCTGGTGTCGGAGTACGACCGCTACCCCGCCATCTACGACGAACTCGGCCTCTTCTCGTTCCCGCCGGTCATCAACGGCCGCCGGACGGAGGTTTCGACCGACTCGCGGGAACTGCTCGTGGAACTCACCGGCACCGACCAGTGGACCATAGACCGGATGTGCAACATCATCTGCTACGCCCTCAGCGCTCGGGGCGCGACCATCGAGGAGGTGGAAGTCGAGTACCCCGACGGGACGCTCCTCCGTCCGGACTTCGAGGTGGAGACGAAGCGCGTCTCCCACGACCGAATCGAGACGATGCTCGGCGTCGAGTTCGAGAAGCGAGAGGTCGCGGACCTGTTCGAGCGGTCGGGTCTGGGCGTCGAACTCGCCGACGACGAGTCGGGCGGGGACGGCGCGGGCGAGGACGGAACCGTCTACGAGGTGTCGATTCCGCCGTACCGCGTGGACGTGCTCCACCCCCTCGATTTGGTGGACGACGTGGGCCGCGCCTACGGGTTCAACGAACTCGAACCGCGGTACCCCGACGTGGGCACCGTCGGCGAACGCCACGAGCGTTCCCGCCTCGAAGACGCCACCCGCAACACCTTGGTCGGCCTCGGCTTCGAGGACCTGCTGAACTTCCACATGACGAACGAGGACGCCCTCACGACGCGGATGAACGTCGAGGAGGGCGACGAGGTGTTGGGCGGCGGCGAACCCGCGCGCATCACGGAACCGTACAGCGAGGACTACACCGTCCTCCGGACGTGGGCGCTCCCCTCCCTGATGATGGTCCTCGAAAACAACACCCACCGCGCGTACCCGCAGGACCTCGCCGAAATCGGCTTCGTGGCCGAACGCGACGACGACGTGAACACGCGGGTGCGAGAACGGCGGCACGTCGCGGCCGTCCTCGCGCGCCACGACGCGACGTACGAGGACGCGAAAGCGCGCCTGCAGTCGCTCTGTAGCGACTTCGGCGTCGAACTGGAGACGCCCGCCACCTCGCATCCGTCGTTCATCGACGGCCGCGCCGCCTCCGTCGTAATCGACGGCG